In the genome of Thermodesulfobacteriota bacterium, the window ATTTATGGGAATGTATCTTTATAGGCGGAGGAGCCAATCCAATGGGAATCATTAAATATAATCTGGGTTTTCTACTTTTGGCTTTCGTCATAGGCGTAACTGTCGTTGGGTGTGGTACTGATTCCGGTAACTTTAATCCTAACGACGAAACGGAAGAGGTAGTGACAGGAACCCTTGACGGCGAGGTAACGAGGGGGCCCCTATCGCCAGTAGAGGGCGATGATACACCCTCTTCAGAGGTTGCCCCCGGTGAAGAACTTCTGATCATGACTCCAACGGGAGAGGAAGTCAGCTCAGTAATAACCGATGATCAAGGTCTGTACAGCATCAACCTAGCTCCTGGCACCTATGTTGTCGATATCACCTCTCTTGATGGTATCGAGTTTACTAAGGACTTACCAGCTACGGTAACCATAACTGAAGGACAGGAAACGCGCGTAGACATACACATAGACACTGGAATCCGTTAGGGTCAGTACGGCGGGCCTAAAAATATGATTTATACCATTTTAAGAAAATAATCAAATTCGAGAAATCGGGTCTCGTCTCAAAGGGCTGTGGCCCAAATCCTCTTAAAAAAGTCTTAAGAGTAAAAATGAAGTCTGTCACATTTTTGGCTATTATCCGAAAAGCGAGTATTTGCTCGTCATCCACTTAGTATTCATCGAGAGTGTGAAATCGCCCATCAACAGCAAAATAAAATAACAAAACTCTGCCCCCGGTTTATATATTTCAAACCTGTGATATAGTACCTTTTATAGTTGAGAATATTTGAAGTACAGAAAACACAATGGAATCGGTGGGCGGATGATTTGCCCTTCATGTAACTATCTAAACCGTGAGAAAGCAAAATACTGCAAGGAATGCGGTGCCAAATTAGAATTAGTATGTCCTGAATGTGGTGGCAAACTGGATTCAGATGCCAAATTCTGTGATGAGTGTGGTTATAAGTTAGACCGGATTGTAAAAGATAATGAACCTCTCCAATTACAATTAGACAAACCCCAAAGCTATATACCTCAAAATCTTGCTGAGAAAATTTTGGCTACAAGAAGCAGTATCGAAGGGGAAAGGAAGCGAGTTTCTGTCCTTTTTGCCGATGTATCCGGATTTACTGCTCTATCCGAGAGGATGGATCCTGAGGAAGTACGCGCCCTAATGAATAGATGCTTTGAGATTATTATAGTAGAAGTACACCGTTTTGAGGGAATCATAAACCAGTTTACAGGAGACGGGGCAATGGCTCTTTTTGGAGCCCCTCTGGCTTTAGAGGACCATCCTTACAGGGCTGTGAACGCAGCTTTAGCAATTCAGAGATCACTTAATAAGTACGGGAATGAACTTAAAAAAGAAAAAGGAATAGATCTTAAGATGAGAATAGGCATTAATACAGGATTGGTAGTAGTGGGTAGCATTGGTAGTGATCTTAGGATGGATTACACAGCAATGGGAGACACTACCAATCTAGCCTCGCGGTTGGAGACTTTAGCGGAGCCAGGAACAGTCCTTGTAAGCGAGAGCACCTATAAGCTCGTCCAAGACTACTTCGATATTAAGTCCCTGGGTCATCTAGAAGTCAAAGGTAAATCACTACCTGTAAGAGCCTACAGGGTCCGAAGGCTAAAGAGGTCTAGAGCCCCGGTTGATATTGCAAAGGGGAAGGGACTAACTAAATTTGTAGGAAGAGAGAAGGAATTAGAGATACTCATTTACCACCTTGGTAAGATTAGTGAAGCGTTAGGACAGGTAATAGGCATTGTTGGAGAAGCAGGAATTGGCAAATCCCGTCTCATATATGAGTTCCGCAAGTCTGTAGAGATGGACAAAATAACCTATCTAGAATCCAGATGCCTCTCATACGGTCTGCCAACCCCTTATCTTCCTATAATTGACCAAATAAAGAGCAATTTCGGGATAGAATCTATCGATGATGAATCAACTATAAGGAAAAAACTTGAATCAGAGATAGATAGGATGGCTGTAGGGTTAGAATGGATCCTTCCTTACCTCTATTATCTACTGTCACTAAAAGGAAGTGATGATTTCCTTAAGGACTTAGACGATAGCGAAAAAAAGAGAAGAACTTATGATGCAGTAAGGTCTTTATACTTAATAGGCTCCCAGATAAGACCGCTTGTTGTAACTATTGAAAATGTCCACTGGATAGATAGTGCTTCGGCAGAGTATTTGAGCTATTTAGGCGAAGGTCTCCAAAGGTATCCTTTTCTGTTGCTTCTAACTTACAGACCGGGTTATACTCATCCTTTTATCGGCAAATCCTATTATACGCAAATTCCCCTCAACCAGCTTACCAAAGCAGATAGCATACAGATAATAGAAGCAATGCTAGATGGGAAAGAAGCCCCTGGGAATATAAAGAAGCTTATTACAGAACAGGCCGAGGGAAACCCATTTTTCATAGAGGAGGTTGTCACCTCCTTCAAGGAAGGTGGAGTTCTTAAACCTGAAAATGGACGATACATTCTTACTAAGGATATATCGAAATTGGATATTCCAGATAGAGTGCAAAACGTTATAATGGCTAGAGTTGACAGGCTGGATGAAAATCTCAAAAAGACCCTTCAAATTGCCTCTGTTATAGGCAGAGAGTTTGCACTTAATCTGTTACGGAAAATACCGGATGTAGCGGATAATCTTGAGGGTAATTTAAGGGAACTTATAAGGTTAGAATTCATATACGAAAAAAGCATTTTCCCTGAGAGGGAATACCTATTCAAACACGCCTTAACGCAGGATGTAGCCTACCAAAGCATGCTTATTAAAAAGCGAAGAGAGCTTCATGAAGTTATAGGAGATGCTATTAAGGAACTTTACGTAGACAGACTGGAGGAATATTACAACACACTCGCACATCATTATAAAAATAGTGATAACAAGGAAAAATCACTTCATTATCTTATCCTGGCTGGGGACAAAGCAGTGGGGCTCTACTCCCATATCGATGCAAGGTCTTACTACGAAGAAGCCCTTGAACTTCTCCGAAAGCTCCCTAAAAGTAGGGAGAATCAAATTCGAACCACCGATGTGATACTCAAGCTAGTAGGTGAATTAATATTCTATGAAACCGCAAAAACGTGTCTAAAGCTCCTTGGGGAAGCAGAGAATTTAGCAGAGGAACTTGAGGATGACACTAGATTAGCAAAGATCTATTATCAAATGAGTATATCTATATATTATTTTGAGCATCCCGATATTGGGGTTAAATTCGCTAACAGGTGCTTAGAGATAGCAAAGGATATAGGAGATGAGAAGCTCATAGCCAGTGCGTATTATGTGCTTGCATCTCTTTACTTTAAAAAGGGAGACCTTCCCCGTGCGATAGAACTTTTCCTGGAAAGCATCACGCTAAATGAAAGGGTCGGAAATGTTCAAGCGGTCATCCACTCCTTGGGACTTATGGGCACTGCGTATTCTTGGATGGGGGATTTAGATAAAGGGGGAAAATATATATGGAAGAGCATTAAGATGGCAGAGGATATAGGAGAGGTGAGGAGGGTTGCCTCTGGATACTATTACCTTGGGCATAACTATGTACTACATGGTCACCTGAAGGAGGGAATAGAAACTCTTCAAAAAAGTATAAGCCTCTTTAAGGATAGCGGCGATATTTATTATCTGCTTCTTCCGAGCTGTTTCCTTGGTTACGGCTTTGTCAGATTGGGGGATACAAAAAAGGGTATAGAACTTCTTGAGAAAAGTCTGCTGATGCTTGAAGAAAAGAAAGGTCCTTATTGGTGGGGAGTCCTTTTTGATGCGCTTTTAGGGGAGTCATATCTTAGAGCGGGGGATATATCTAAAGCATTCGCCTATGCCACTAAAGCTATAAAACTTGCCAGGAAACATGGAAATAGAATTGAAGAAGCCCATGCCTACCGGACTCTCGGCGTGGTTTATACTCAACGGGGGTCTACTTATTGGAGAAAAGGAGAAATGTGCCTGACTAAAAGTATTGAAATCATAAAAGAAACAGGAGCGGAAGGAAGTCTCCCCTACAGCTTTTTAGCACTGGGGCTTCTAAATAAAAGTCAAGTACAAATAGAGAAGGCTAAGGAGTATTTAGAACAAGCCCTCCCAATGTTTGAGAAGCTAGGAGATGAAGAAAGCATAACCAGAGTCCGTAAGGAATTAAACGAATTGAAATAATTTATGCATAAAATCGCTTTATGCGGAAAATGAGATTAATAATCGACTATAAATAACAATGAAAGGAGGAATAGAAAAAATGACTAAGTTTTCTGGATCATTCACTGGAAAAGTAAATTGGCAAACTGCTGTATCTTTGCCTCATTTAGCTAAACATGAGCTAAATCTAGCGCAGGTGGCAGGCTTACAGAAATGTTCAGACGCCAGATGGAACGGTGCAATTATTACTTAACTGGTCATGTCTGATCTTGTTAAAAGTACGGGTTCTCATCGAGCTTACTACACTAA includes:
- a CDS encoding carboxypeptidase-like regulatory domain-containing protein, whose amino-acid sequence is MGIIKYNLGFLLLAFVIGVTVVGCGTDSGNFNPNDETEEVVTGTLDGEVTRGPLSPVEGDDTPSSEVAPGEELLIMTPTGEEVSSVITDDQGLYSINLAPGTYVVDITSLDGIEFTKDLPATVTITEGQETRVDIHIDTGIR
- a CDS encoding adenylate/guanylate cyclase domain-containing protein; amino-acid sequence: MKYRKHNGIGGRMICPSCNYLNREKAKYCKECGAKLELVCPECGGKLDSDAKFCDECGYKLDRIVKDNEPLQLQLDKPQSYIPQNLAEKILATRSSIEGERKRVSVLFADVSGFTALSERMDPEEVRALMNRCFEIIIVEVHRFEGIINQFTGDGAMALFGAPLALEDHPYRAVNAALAIQRSLNKYGNELKKEKGIDLKMRIGINTGLVVVGSIGSDLRMDYTAMGDTTNLASRLETLAEPGTVLVSESTYKLVQDYFDIKSLGHLEVKGKSLPVRAYRVRRLKRSRAPVDIAKGKGLTKFVGREKELEILIYHLGKISEALGQVIGIVGEAGIGKSRLIYEFRKSVEMDKITYLESRCLSYGLPTPYLPIIDQIKSNFGIESIDDESTIRKKLESEIDRMAVGLEWILPYLYYLLSLKGSDDFLKDLDDSEKKRRTYDAVRSLYLIGSQIRPLVVTIENVHWIDSASAEYLSYLGEGLQRYPFLLLLTYRPGYTHPFIGKSYYTQIPLNQLTKADSIQIIEAMLDGKEAPGNIKKLITEQAEGNPFFIEEVVTSFKEGGVLKPENGRYILTKDISKLDIPDRVQNVIMARVDRLDENLKKTLQIASVIGREFALNLLRKIPDVADNLEGNLRELIRLEFIYEKSIFPEREYLFKHALTQDVAYQSMLIKKRRELHEVIGDAIKELYVDRLEEYYNTLAHHYKNSDNKEKSLHYLILAGDKAVGLYSHIDARSYYEEALELLRKLPKSRENQIRTTDVILKLVGELIFYETAKTCLKLLGEAENLAEELEDDTRLAKIYYQMSISIYYFEHPDIGVKFANRCLEIAKDIGDEKLIASAYYVLASLYFKKGDLPRAIELFLESITLNERVGNVQAVIHSLGLMGTAYSWMGDLDKGGKYIWKSIKMAEDIGEVRRVASGYYYLGHNYVLHGHLKEGIETLQKSISLFKDSGDIYYLLLPSCFLGYGFVRLGDTKKGIELLEKSLLMLEEKKGPYWWGVLFDALLGESYLRAGDISKAFAYATKAIKLARKHGNRIEEAHAYRTLGVVYTQRGSTYWRKGEMCLTKSIEIIKETGAEGSLPYSFLALGLLNKSQVQIEKAKEYLEQALPMFEKLGDEESITRVRKELNELK